The following proteins are co-located in the Triticum aestivum cultivar Chinese Spring chromosome 1A, IWGSC CS RefSeq v2.1, whole genome shotgun sequence genome:
- the LOC123055206 gene encoding pyruvate, phosphate dikinase 1, chloroplastic isoform X2, whose amino-acid sequence MPSVSRAVCVQRPTTSGGGRSREAARSVAAPRARQAKSKAVTHPARGRHCSPPNAVAAPMPATKKVMDIPHALFEEKLEAMKATKGVDNDTDLTANDLRELVGQYKNVYVEAKGEQFPSDPKRQLQLAVLAVFDSWDSPRANKYRSINQITGLRGTAVNVQCMVFGNMGNTSGTGVLFTRNPSTGEKKLYGEFLVNAQGEDVVAGIRTPEDLDAMRDHMPEAYAELVENCDILESHYKEMMDIEFTVQENRLWMLQCRSGKRTGTGAVKIAVDMVNEALVDRNTAIKMVEPGHLDQLLHPQFANPEAASYKGKVITTGLPASPGAAVGQIVFTAEDAEAWHAQGKSAILVRTETSPEDVGGMHAAAGILTARGGMTSHAAVVARGWGKCCVSGCSSIRVNEIEKVVAIEDKMLYEGDWISLNGSTGEVILGKQPLSPPALSADLETFMSWVDEVRQLKVMANADTPGDALAARKNGAEGIGLCRTEHMFFASDERIKAVRQMIMAPTVELRQKALDRLLPYQRSDFEGIFRAMDGLPVTIRLLDPPLHEFLPEGHVEDIVRELCAETGAAEDDVLARMEKLSEVNPMLGFRGCRLGISYPELTEMQARAIFEAAISMTNQGIQVFPEIMVPLVGTPQELGHQVALIRQIANNVFTNMGKTIDYKVGTMIEIPRAALVADEIAEQAEFFSFGTNDLTQMTFGYSRDDVGKFLPIYLAQGILQHDPFEVLDQRGVGELVKIATERGRKARPNLKVGICGEHGGEPSSVAFFAKAGLDYVSCSPFRVPIARLAAAQVLV is encoded by the exons GTCATGGACATTCCCCATGCGCTTTTCGAAGAGAAGCTGGAAGCCATGAAAGCAACCAAGGGGGTGGACAACGACACCGACCTCACTGCCAATGACCTCAGGGAGCTAGTGGGTCAGTACAAGAACGTCTACGTTGAAGCCAAAGGAGAACAATTTCCCTCAG ACCCCAAGAGGCAACTGCAGTTAGCGGTGTTGGCCGTGTTCGACTCGTGGGACAGTCCGAGAGCGAACAAGTATAGAAGCATTAATCAGATCACCGGACTTAGGGGCACCGCCGTGAACGTGCAGTGCATGGTGTTTGGCAACATGGGGAACACCTCCGGCACTGGTGTCCTCTTCACTAGGAACCCTAGCACCGGGGAGAAGAAGCTTTATGGCGAGTTCCTAGTCAATGCTCAG GGTGAGGATGTGGTTGCTGGAATCAGAACCCCGGAGGATCTTGATGCCATGAGGGATCACATGCCGGAGGCCTATGCAGAGCTTGTTGAAAACTGTGACATACTGGAGAGCCACTATAAGGAAATGATG GATATTGAATTTACAGTTCAAGAAAATAGGCTCTGGATGCTACAATGCAGATCCGGAAAGCGTACTGGCACAGGAGCTGTGAAGATTGCTGTAGACATGGTTAATGAGGCTCTTGTTGATCGCAATACAGCGATTAAGATGGTAGAACCAGGCCACTTGGACCAGCTTCTTCATCCACAG TTTGCGAACCCCGAGGCTGCTTCATACAAAGGCAAAGTTATTACTACAGGCTTACCAGCATCACCTGGGGCTGCTGTGGGTCAAATTGTATTTACTGCCGAGGATGCTGAAGCATGGCATGCCCAAGGGAAATCTGCTATTCTG GTGAGGACAGAGACCAGCCCAGAAGATGTTGGTGGCATGCATGCAGCCGCTGGAATTCTTACAGCAAGAGGTGGTATGACTTCTCATGCTGCCGTTGTAGCACGTGGCTGGGGAAAATGCTGTGTGTCAGGGTGCTCAAGCATCCGTGTAAATGAAATTGAAAAG GTGGTAGCTATTGAAGACAAGATGCTCTATGAAGGTGACTGGATATCACTCAATGGATCAACTGGTGAAGTGATCCTTGGCAAGCAGCCACTTTCCCCACCAGCCCTTAGTGCTGACTTGGAAACTTTCATGTCCTGGGTTGATGAAGTTAGGCAGCTCAAG GTTATGGCTAATGCAGACACCCCCGGGGATGCATTGGCAGCAAGGAAAAATGGGGCAGAAGGAATTGGACTCTGTCGGACAGAACACATG TTCTTTGCTTCTGATGAGAGGATTAAGGCTGTGAGGCAGATGATAATGGCTCCAACTGTCGAACTGAGGCAGAAAGCACTAGATCGTCTTCTGCCTTACCAGAGGTCTGACTTTGAAGGCATTTTCCGTGCCATGGATG GGCTCCCGGTGACTATTCGGCTGTTGGACCCTCCACTTCATGAGTTCCTTCCAGAAGGGCATGTGGAGGATATTGTGCGTGAACTATGTGCTGAAACCGGAGCCGCTGAGGATGATGTCCTTGCAAGAATGGAGAAACTTTCAGAAGTAAACCCAATGCTTGGTTTCCGTGGTTGCAG GCTTGGTATTTCGTATCCTGAATTAACAGAAATGCAAGCCCGGGCCATCTTTGAAGCTGCTATATCCATGACCAACCAGGGTATTCAAGTATTTCCAGAGATAATGGTTCCTCTTGTTGGAACACCTCAG GAATTGGGACATCAGGTGGCTCTTATCCGCCAAATTGCTAACAATGTTTTCACCAATATGGGGAAAACCATTGATTACAAAGTTGGGACTATGATTGAAATTCCCAGGGCTGCTCTAGTGGCAGATGAG ATAGCAGAGCAGGCTGAGTTCTTCTCTTTCGGAACAAACGACCTCACGCAGATGACATTTGGTTACAGTAGGGATGATGTGGGGAAGTTCCTCCCCATCTATCTGGCTCAGGGTATCCTCCAGCATGACCCATTTGAG GTGCTTGATCAGAGAGGAGTGGGGGAGCTAGTAAAGATTGCTACAGagaggggtcgcaaagcgaggccTAACTTGAAG GTGGGCATCTGCGGTGAACATGGTGGAGAGCCATCTTCAGTTGCTTTTTTCGCAAAGGCTGGGCTGGATTATGTTTCATGCTCCCCGTTCAG GGTCCCGATTGCTAGGCTAGCTGCAGCCCAGGTCCTTGTCTGA